One part of the Archangium lipolyticum genome encodes these proteins:
- a CDS encoding copper homeostasis protein CutC: protein MPRITLEVCVDDMAGLVAAAEGGADRIELCAALEVGGLTPSRGLMARAATLGLPVLAMIRPRAGDFVYDAATLDVMRADIDAAREAGLTGVVLGASRPDGRLDADALAALVAHATGLEVALHRAFDLVPDPLEALETAVSLGFARILTSGGCATALAGVETIAAVTRAAAGRLSIMPGSGVRPDTVSELLAKTGAREVHASCSVPHVPADPRVAALGFASPLARRTDRAAVEALRHALNGPSAL from the coding sequence ATGCCGCGTATCACCCTGGAAGTCTGTGTGGATGACATGGCCGGCCTGGTAGCGGCGGCCGAAGGGGGCGCCGACCGGATCGAGCTGTGCGCCGCGCTGGAGGTGGGGGGCCTCACCCCGTCGCGAGGGCTGATGGCGCGGGCAGCGACGCTCGGCCTGCCAGTGTTGGCGATGATCCGGCCGCGGGCGGGCGACTTCGTCTACGACGCGGCGACGCTGGACGTGATGCGCGCGGACATCGACGCGGCACGCGAGGCGGGACTCACCGGCGTGGTGCTGGGCGCGAGCCGGCCAGACGGGCGGCTCGACGCGGACGCGCTCGCGGCGCTCGTCGCACATGCCACCGGGCTCGAGGTGGCGCTGCACAGGGCATTCGATCTGGTGCCCGACCCGTTGGAGGCGCTGGAGACGGCCGTGTCGCTGGGGTTCGCGCGGATCCTCACCTCGGGGGGATGCGCGACGGCGCTCGCCGGGGTGGAGACGATCGCGGCGGTGACACGGGCAGCGGCGGGCCGGCTCTCCATCATGCCGGGCAGCGGCGTGCGGCCCGACACGGTGTCGGAGTTGCTGGCGAAGACCGGCGCGCGTGAGGTGCACGCATCATGCTCGGTGCCACACGTGCCGGCCGATCCGCGCGTGGCGGCACTCGGCTTCGCGTCTCCCCTCGCCCGGCGCACCGACCGGGCGGCCGTGGAGGCCCTGCGGCACGCGCTGAACGGCCCCTCCGCCCTTTGA
- a CDS encoding ThuA domain-containing protein, translating to MIAGLKNDRVVQSLAMLAVCFFLASSPAVAQTPSFKVLAFYNGTWDAAHIDFVREANIWFPQIATQNGFSYTATNNWDQLNASNLAQYQVVMFLDDQPQTAAQRSAFQQYMQGGGGFMGFHVSAFTTSPDSWSWYHNQFLGSGAFWSNTWGPTTAVLKVENQTHPSTSHLPATFTSAVSEWYSWSNNLRNNPDIQVLASVDPVSFPLGTDPNQSWYSGDYPILWTNKKFKMLYANFGHNAMNYSNNTPLSSTFASEIQNRFIIDGLKWLGGAGTTPPPGPISPTAWYTVTGKGAGKCVDARSAASANGTVVQQYTCNNTYAQHYQFQATSSGYVRINSRLNSTQVLDVKDVSTADGAPIQLWAYGGGNNQQWLPVVEAGGSYHFVSRHSSKCLTTVGSADSAQLVQSYCNGSAAQSFTLTQQP from the coding sequence ATGATCGCAGGCCTCAAGAACGACCGAGTGGTGCAATCGCTCGCAATGCTCGCCGTGTGTTTCTTCCTCGCATCGAGCCCGGCGGTGGCGCAGACGCCGAGCTTCAAGGTGCTGGCCTTCTACAACGGCACCTGGGACGCGGCCCACATCGACTTCGTCAGGGAAGCGAACATCTGGTTTCCCCAGATCGCCACGCAGAACGGCTTCTCCTACACGGCCACCAACAACTGGGACCAGCTCAACGCCAGCAACCTCGCCCAGTACCAGGTCGTGATGTTCCTGGATGACCAGCCGCAGACCGCGGCCCAGCGCTCCGCGTTCCAGCAGTACATGCAGGGCGGCGGCGGCTTCATGGGATTCCACGTCTCCGCGTTCACCACGTCCCCGGACAGCTGGAGCTGGTACCACAACCAGTTCCTCGGCTCTGGTGCGTTCTGGTCGAACACCTGGGGCCCCACCACCGCCGTGCTGAAGGTCGAGAACCAGACGCACCCGTCGACTTCGCACCTGCCGGCGACGTTCACCTCCGCGGTGAGCGAGTGGTACAGCTGGAGCAACAACCTGCGCAACAACCCAGACATCCAGGTGCTCGCCTCGGTCGATCCCGTGAGCTTCCCGCTGGGTACCGATCCCAACCAGTCCTGGTACAGCGGTGACTATCCCATCCTGTGGACCAACAAGAAGTTCAAGATGCTGTACGCGAACTTCGGCCACAACGCGATGAACTACTCCAACAACACCCCACTGTCCTCGACGTTCGCCAGCGAGATCCAGAACAGGTTCATCATCGACGGGCTGAAGTGGCTGGGCGGAGCCGGTACAACGCCTCCGCCGGGACCCATCTCGCCCACCGCCTGGTACACCGTGACCGGCAAGGGCGCCGGCAAGTGCGTGGATGCCAGGTCAGCGGCCTCGGCGAACGGCACCGTGGTTCAGCAATACACCTGCAACAACACCTACGCGCAGCACTACCAGTTCCAGGCGACCAGCAGCGGTTACGTGCGGATCAACAGCCGCCTCAACAGCACCCAGGTTCTCGACGTGAAGGACGTGTCCACGGCCGACGGCGCGCCGATCCAGCTGTGGGCCTATGGCGGCGGCAACAATCAGCAGTGGCTGCCGGTGGTGGAGGCCGGTGGTTCGTACCACTTCGTCAGCCGTCACAGCTCCAAGTGCCTCACCACCGTGGGTTCCGCCGACAGCGCCCAGCTGGTGCAATCCTACTGCAACGGCAGCGCTGCCCAGTCGTTCACCCTCACCCAGCAGCCGTAG
- a CDS encoding cytochrome P450: MSVRLNLFTPEFRANPYPFFAELRRQLGLAQVDPLGFWAVSRYADILHVLKNPQLFSSTGHRAPAEPEWLGRSSPFAQSMVMVDPPQHTRLRSLVNRAFGPTALSRMEPRIRAYARQAADELSLGRTVDFVDSFALRVPAAVIGELLGLDPSLHPRFKRWADDINNTTSTPPDAHEWHAQIRGTYTEMEQYLKEVIAERRRSPREDMVSDLLASRIEGEALTDAELLGFLFLLLIAGLETTVHLLGHSALVLAERPDVFARVRADRSLIPRFIEEVLRYEPVAQTILRLTTADTELCGVRLPAGSHIMLLLGSACHDEAQFPNSESFDLDRQGQQTMPFGHGIHFCLGAPLARLEARLALDALLDRCGGLVRDAAPVQWHASIVVRGPTVLPLTVLPG; this comes from the coding sequence ATGTCCGTCCGGTTGAATCTCTTCACGCCCGAGTTCCGTGCCAATCCCTATCCCTTCTTCGCCGAGCTGCGGCGCCAGCTCGGGCTCGCCCAGGTGGATCCGCTCGGTTTCTGGGCCGTCTCCCGGTACGCCGACATCCTGCACGTCCTGAAGAATCCCCAGCTCTTCTCCTCCACCGGCCACCGAGCACCCGCGGAGCCCGAGTGGCTGGGGCGCAGCAGCCCGTTCGCGCAGTCCATGGTCATGGTGGATCCGCCCCAGCACACCCGCCTCCGGTCGCTCGTCAACCGCGCCTTCGGCCCCACCGCCCTGAGCCGGATGGAGCCGCGCATCCGCGCCTACGCCCGGCAGGCGGCCGACGAGCTGTCCCTCGGCCGCACCGTGGACTTCGTCGATTCCTTCGCCCTGCGCGTGCCCGCCGCCGTCATCGGCGAGCTGCTCGGCCTGGACCCCTCGCTGCACCCGCGCTTCAAGCGCTGGGCGGACGACATCAACAACACCACCTCCACCCCTCCGGATGCGCATGAGTGGCACGCGCAGATCCGGGGCACCTACACGGAGATGGAGCAGTACCTCAAGGAGGTCATCGCGGAGCGCCGCCGCTCCCCTCGCGAGGACATGGTGAGTGATCTGCTCGCCTCCCGTATCGAGGGTGAAGCCCTCACGGACGCGGAGCTGTTGGGCTTCCTCTTCCTGCTGCTCATCGCCGGCCTGGAGACCACCGTCCACCTGCTGGGCCACTCCGCCCTGGTGCTCGCCGAGCGCCCGGACGTGTTCGCGCGCGTGCGCGCGGACCGCTCGCTGATTCCCCGGTTCATCGAGGAGGTGCTGCGGTACGAGCCCGTCGCCCAGACGATTCTGCGGCTCACCACCGCCGACACGGAGCTGTGTGGCGTCCGGCTGCCGGCGGGTTCGCACATCATGTTGCTGCTGGGCTCGGCCTGCCACGACGAGGCCCAGTTCCCCAACAGTGAGAGCTTCGACCTCGACCGTCAGGGCCAGCAGACCATGCCCTTCGGCCACGGCATCCACTTCTGCCTCGGCGCCCCCCTGGCCCGGCTGGAGGCGCGGCTGGCCCTGGATGCACTGCTCGACCGGTGCGGCGGCCTGGTTCGCGACGCCGCGCCCGTGCAGTGGCACGCGTCGATCGTCGTCCGTGGGCCCACGGTGCTGCCGCTCACCGTGCTGCCGGGTTGA
- a CDS encoding DUF6624 domain-containing protein: protein MADATGTRRRSRSGARTGRPAAASGVDREARAQLLQLDRIDSALRSRWVQSGFKDRGLQRKLDALSAAGIEWLREVISLHGWPGRSLVGSRAADAASRLIQHAECSLAFQRRCLRLTEEAAARGDVPLRHVAYLTDVVRLRAGRKQLFGTKFREVDGELVPYPIEKEAEVDARRKQMELEPLAAYARRLRRRFPPRRTRRR from the coding sequence ATGGCTGATGCGACAGGGACACGGCGGCGGTCGCGGAGCGGAGCCCGGACGGGCCGCCCGGCCGCCGCCTCCGGGGTGGATCGAGAGGCGCGCGCCCAGTTGCTGCAACTGGACCGCATCGACAGTGCCCTGCGCTCCCGCTGGGTCCAGAGCGGCTTCAAGGATCGCGGGCTCCAGCGCAAGCTCGATGCGCTGAGCGCCGCGGGCATCGAGTGGTTGCGAGAGGTGATCTCGCTTCACGGGTGGCCCGGGCGGAGCCTGGTGGGGAGCAGGGCCGCCGACGCCGCGAGCCGGCTCATCCAGCATGCCGAGTGCTCCCTGGCCTTCCAGCGCCGCTGTCTGCGCCTGACCGAGGAGGCCGCGGCGCGGGGCGATGTTCCCCTGAGGCACGTGGCCTATCTCACCGACGTGGTGCGCCTGCGCGCGGGACGGAAGCAGCTCTTCGGGACGAAGTTCCGCGAGGTGGACGGCGAGCTCGTCCCGTACCCGATCGAGAAGGAAGCCGAGGTGGACGCGCGCAGAAAACAGATGGAGCTGGAACCCCTGGCCGCATACGCTCGACGCCTACGGCGGAGGTTCCCGCCACGGCGGACGAGGCGGCGATGA
- a CDS encoding cupin domain-containing protein, translating into MKRGLDWGHFVRHHWEKTPALLSLGEPVAPPDQVFRTVVEASEPFRFGTRFKALPNVKFLAGSAQLRSPGKLLPGDGDRDVDGYVRRVASKVGKRQFQLLVEQPLLLDFALWDRLRVFVRGLLERVGFPVLPIVSDVFLGDFARAPQGLARRPHHSVFTLVLQGRLRVRVWKRLWGESPNEAVDFRRHLSEATTLEAGAGDVLYAPSRSWHLEECRGSCMAVRLWIPVKGSRPADAVKDVLVTLLGQQLPQEGAVPYLEYPWRRRRGGAGASVPSLVRTAEGLEELARGPELLQALRIIWAQRVSACGLEPVPPPHEAPPLEDSTLVRGAPHGRVVRMQDSPGQWIWAVNGHAFPMPGSTEALQVLESLESGDAVRVGELCRVARRAPQRTELRRLLETLHALRALEVVSGVEG; encoded by the coding sequence ATGAAACGCGGGCTCGATTGGGGCCACTTCGTGCGGCACCACTGGGAGAAGACTCCCGCGCTGCTGTCCCTGGGCGAACCTGTCGCTCCACCGGATCAGGTGTTCCGGACCGTCGTCGAGGCCAGCGAGCCCTTCCGCTTCGGAACGCGCTTCAAGGCGCTCCCCAACGTGAAGTTCCTCGCGGGGAGTGCCCAGCTCCGCTCCCCCGGCAAGCTCCTGCCCGGAGACGGGGATCGCGACGTGGACGGCTACGTCCGCCGTGTTGCCTCCAAAGTAGGGAAGCGGCAGTTCCAGCTCCTCGTCGAGCAGCCGCTCCTGCTCGATTTCGCCCTCTGGGACAGGCTCCGGGTCTTCGTCCGCGGGCTCCTGGAGCGTGTCGGCTTTCCGGTGCTCCCCATCGTCAGCGACGTCTTCCTGGGGGACTTCGCCCGCGCGCCCCAGGGGCTCGCCAGACGGCCACACCACTCGGTCTTCACCCTGGTGCTCCAGGGCCGGTTGAGGGTCCGTGTCTGGAAGCGCCTCTGGGGCGAGTCCCCCAACGAGGCCGTGGATTTCCGCCGTCATCTCTCCGAGGCCACGACGCTGGAGGCCGGGGCGGGGGATGTCCTGTATGCGCCCTCGCGCTCCTGGCACCTGGAGGAGTGCCGGGGCAGTTGCATGGCCGTGCGGTTGTGGATCCCCGTGAAGGGAAGCCGCCCGGCCGACGCGGTCAAGGACGTCCTCGTGACGCTCCTGGGCCAGCAGCTTCCCCAGGAGGGGGCGGTGCCCTATCTCGAGTACCCCTGGCGGCGCAGGCGTGGCGGCGCCGGAGCCTCGGTCCCCTCGCTGGTGCGCACGGCGGAGGGGCTCGAGGAGCTGGCTCGTGGCCCCGAGCTTCTCCAGGCCCTGCGCATCATCTGGGCCCAGCGCGTCAGCGCCTGTGGGCTCGAACCGGTTCCGCCCCCCCATGAGGCTCCGCCGTTGGAGGATTCCACGCTCGTGCGCGGCGCGCCGCACGGCCGCGTGGTGCGGATGCAGGACAGCCCGGGTCAGTGGATCTGGGCCGTCAACGGCCACGCGTTTCCCATGCCCGGAAGCACCGAGGCCCTCCAGGTCCTCGAGTCCCTGGAGTCCGGTGACGCGGTGCGGGTGGGCGAGCTGTGCCGGGTGGCGCGGCGAGCCCCCCAACGCACGGAGCTCCGCCGGTTGCTGGAGACGCTCCACGCACTCCGTGCCCTCGAGGTCGTCTCTGGAGTGGAGGGCTGA
- a CDS encoding cupin domain-containing protein has translation MPRIEISTTFDWDTFVRRYWNKRPVLYKGTSASPFEPGDVFDAATGAARSYLRSSHAPDSLPHLQFTIDRLQQVFLAPWLPRESDGSLEAYDARLAPRLGDRRYALIVTRLHASGFGLWARERAFFSELWRRVGIPMTGGITTLFHGNYEHSPVGVHLDRFTTFLFALHGRKRMRFWPKKPWKEPVSTILDYEPYLKDSFVAEVEPGDILYWPSSYYHVGESAGRGVATSVNVGIPISEHLSVYDVHDLLRGFGDESASTGPAKGASPLARGVLSEEGILSSELPRALMESVGELRGLSRPREVRRQLRTTWLKRLSAAGFEPVPPPARGGRLKDEDRVRGDPRFPILLEPEGTEHWICSANGHALLGAGRVEAVARMFETLSSGREVPVGELLRSFRSRATGTSGADGTIPATREGMRRVLERLQAFRALDSRRAASRV, from the coding sequence ATGCCGCGGATCGAGATCTCCACGACGTTCGATTGGGACACCTTCGTCCGGCGCTACTGGAACAAGCGCCCGGTGCTCTACAAGGGGACGTCCGCCTCGCCATTCGAGCCGGGGGATGTCTTCGACGCGGCCACGGGAGCGGCCCGGAGCTACCTGCGGAGCAGCCACGCCCCCGACAGTCTTCCCCACCTCCAGTTCACGATCGACCGGCTGCAGCAGGTCTTCCTCGCGCCGTGGCTCCCACGCGAGTCCGATGGCTCGCTGGAGGCGTATGACGCCCGGCTCGCGCCCCGGCTGGGCGATCGGCGCTATGCCCTCATCGTCACCCGGCTGCATGCTTCCGGGTTCGGCCTCTGGGCACGGGAGCGGGCCTTCTTCTCGGAGCTGTGGCGGCGCGTCGGGATTCCGATGACCGGAGGAATCACCACGCTGTTCCACGGCAACTACGAGCACAGCCCGGTGGGCGTCCACCTGGACCGCTTCACCACCTTCCTCTTCGCTCTGCATGGGCGCAAGCGGATGCGCTTCTGGCCGAAGAAGCCCTGGAAGGAGCCGGTGAGTACGATCCTGGATTACGAGCCCTACCTGAAGGACTCGTTCGTGGCGGAGGTGGAGCCCGGCGACATCCTCTACTGGCCTTCGAGCTACTACCACGTGGGTGAGAGCGCGGGCCGGGGTGTCGCCACCAGCGTGAATGTCGGAATCCCCATCTCGGAGCACCTGTCGGTCTACGACGTCCATGACCTGCTGCGCGGCTTCGGGGACGAGAGCGCGAGCACCGGGCCAGCGAAGGGCGCCTCGCCCCTGGCTCGCGGCGTGCTCTCCGAGGAGGGGATCCTCTCCTCGGAGCTGCCCCGCGCGCTCATGGAGAGCGTGGGCGAGCTGCGCGGCCTGAGCCGGCCGAGGGAGGTGCGGCGTCAGCTGCGGACCACCTGGCTCAAGCGCCTCTCCGCGGCGGGCTTCGAGCCGGTGCCGCCCCCCGCGCGTGGCGGCCGGCTGAAGGATGAGGACCGTGTTCGTGGAGACCCCCGCTTCCCGATCCTCCTGGAGCCGGAAGGGACGGAGCATTGGATCTGCTCCGCCAACGGGCATGCCCTTCTCGGGGCGGGGCGCGTGGAGGCCGTGGCGCGGATGTTCGAGACCTTGAGCTCGGGCCGAGAGGTTCCTGTCGGAGAGCTGCTGCGGTCGTTCCGCTCACGCGCCACGGGGACGTCTGGAGCGGATGGCACGATCCCCGCCACGCGCGAGGGAATGCGACGTGTGCTGGAGAGGCTTCAGGCATTCCGCGCGCTTGATTCACGGAGGGCTGCATCGCGGGTTTGA
- a CDS encoding type 2 lanthipeptide synthetase LanM: protein MSRKADLLLRIPPPAPGPDPVLPPQARRVVEAVRKGRGHAFFPPVARRGPEGALQVARTLQGPEDARMLCSVLAGPRFRPLLELLEELGRWCRSMAPRYQGLLGPRVLTLTHAELFGPLISDAFTLCATAGDVPPDAALRALLEGFQSFFSLFLGRLARDVRAGVFRREGFVEPVVGLWASPEETHNGRQSVLRLHFRRGGAVAYKPRPAAGEALFLAESRGRAARSLFEWLNRLPAASGAVRLPTLRILEGRGADRSAYSWQEWIPRPRQWGALRRSEDLSLQGCRLTPPEAARFWHRAGSLTAACFALGVADLFADNVLVGARRGERQPLPYPVDMEVFFCRLQRLQETGLISDARERGNHHVGFERQARWCTAGGPVVCFFPSRGGGLHLRRRTRPWGREETRSVIADTEGNAGFGAYLLPYLRGMFDVWTLLLLERSRVVAFLRRTSRRRFVRVLVKDSATYGAELERMMLSPGGAPPAGRAGFSQEEREQLRRFDVPYFFQQASGGPLLYMASPPAASGWKRAGRQRYMASNFQPSKRVLGGEQISLMKLGVAVRDAVAFVFRDVRHPVSEDPRRGVRMELRDTHRGTVSFDWPQVGRRLTYSWNQREIRVSMDAL, encoded by the coding sequence ATGAGCCGGAAGGCCGACCTTTTGCTGCGTATCCCCCCGCCGGCGCCGGGGCCGGACCCCGTCCTTCCTCCCCAGGCCCGCCGCGTGGTGGAGGCCGTGAGAAAGGGGCGCGGCCACGCGTTCTTTCCTCCCGTGGCCCGGCGAGGTCCCGAGGGTGCGCTCCAGGTCGCGCGAACCCTTCAAGGGCCGGAGGATGCCCGCATGCTGTGCTCGGTGCTGGCGGGTCCGCGCTTCCGCCCGCTGCTGGAGCTCCTCGAGGAGCTCGGCCGCTGGTGCCGGAGCATGGCGCCGCGGTATCAGGGACTGCTCGGGCCGCGCGTGCTCACCCTCACCCACGCCGAGCTGTTCGGTCCGTTGATCTCGGACGCGTTCACGCTGTGCGCCACGGCCGGGGACGTTCCTCCCGACGCCGCCCTGCGCGCGCTGCTGGAGGGATTCCAGTCGTTCTTCTCGCTCTTCCTTGGCCGGCTCGCGCGGGATGTGCGAGCGGGGGTGTTCCGCCGGGAGGGGTTCGTGGAGCCCGTCGTCGGACTGTGGGCCAGCCCCGAGGAGACGCACAACGGGCGGCAGAGCGTGCTGCGGCTCCACTTCCGCCGGGGAGGCGCGGTGGCCTACAAGCCGCGGCCGGCGGCGGGAGAAGCCCTCTTCCTGGCCGAAAGCCGCGGCCGGGCCGCGCGCTCGCTCTTCGAGTGGCTCAATCGGTTGCCCGCCGCGTCCGGTGCCGTGCGGCTGCCCACCCTGCGTATCCTGGAGGGCCGGGGCGCTGACCGGTCCGCCTACAGTTGGCAGGAGTGGATCCCCCGGCCCCGGCAGTGGGGGGCCTTGCGGCGCTCGGAGGACCTGAGCCTTCAGGGCTGCCGGCTCACACCGCCGGAGGCCGCTCGCTTCTGGCACCGCGCTGGCTCACTCACCGCCGCGTGCTTCGCCCTGGGGGTCGCGGACCTCTTCGCGGACAACGTCCTGGTCGGCGCCCGGCGGGGCGAGCGGCAGCCACTGCCCTACCCGGTGGACATGGAGGTCTTCTTCTGCCGTCTCCAGCGGCTCCAGGAGACAGGGCTGATCTCTGACGCGCGGGAGCGTGGAAACCACCATGTGGGGTTCGAGCGCCAGGCCCGCTGGTGCACCGCTGGAGGCCCCGTGGTGTGTTTCTTCCCGTCACGGGGCGGCGGGCTCCATCTGCGGCGGCGGACGCGGCCCTGGGGCCGGGAGGAGACCCGCTCCGTCATCGCCGACACCGAAGGGAACGCCGGCTTCGGTGCCTATCTCCTGCCCTACCTGCGCGGCATGTTCGATGTCTGGACGTTGTTGCTGCTGGAGCGGTCACGGGTGGTGGCGTTCCTGCGGCGCACCTCCAGGCGGCGCTTCGTTCGCGTCCTGGTGAAGGACAGCGCCACATACGGTGCGGAGCTGGAGCGGATGATGCTGTCGCCCGGCGGTGCGCCCCCGGCGGGCCGTGCCGGGTTCAGCCAGGAGGAGCGGGAACAGCTCCGCCGGTTCGACGTCCCGTATTTCTTCCAGCAGGCGTCAGGAGGGCCGCTGCTCTACATGGCCTCGCCCCCCGCGGCGTCCGGGTGGAAGCGCGCGGGGCGGCAGCGGTACATGGCGTCCAACTTCCAGCCCTCGAAGCGGGTGCTGGGCGGAGAGCAGATCTCGCTGATGAAGCTGGGCGTGGCGGTGCGTGACGCCGTTGCCTTCGTCTTCAGGGATGTCCGCCATCCCGTCTCCGAGGATCCTCGCAGGGGGGTCCGGATGGAGCTGCGGGACACCCACCGGGGCACGGTGTCCTTCGACTGGCCGCAGGTGGGGAGACGCCTGACGTACTCGTGGAACCAGCGGGAGATCCGCGTGAGCATGGACGCGCTGTAG
- a CDS encoding DUF3160 domain-containing protein, whose product MNSRIALRVLLVSGLLLGCAGERRAAHLLEVPDNTPVLEGRSLSAQAETVLGSKGLVISTGPNIASFHLGYTGLFKAHHPMYFTADSFLYAFHRSYDRILQDVERGALMGEMGALIAELRRALPEHTGGTPEARAEVDLFLAVAESLLTGKPASPVAGARPEDIAYWVTAIQAETRGALAHEALYGEGMSNAEIREHLRPIPAAERLETPWTLKSIARMDLSMLRPRGHYTTRLDLARYFQAMMWLGRAEFRIAEWDARGRAYTINRSALEAVVLLDALFTDRAQKSWTRLDKTTRAFVGPPDSLSFPGLRRAASARGLADMKGLLRLDDAELVTVLEPEAGQRILSRLAMRPEADKPAIEFLVLGQRYVFDSEVLSAVSYGQLSQPRMMPRPLDVAWAGFRNPAALTLLEPELKSYQYRDALEAVATRGEKAGAELWQGSIYHLWLGALRGLSPDEARDTTLPATLRSEPWQRRMLNAQLASWAELRHDNLLYAKQSVSSMNICEFPDAYVDPYPEFFRSFETLAARGKALLGQLEFGKAEDKQRVTAYFERLGEISERLRKIAEHEREGSPLTAEELDFMNHAVSVDGKTAGCARVWEAGGWYADLFYSREDALAHEPVIADVHTQPAAAGGVAVGLVLHAATGHPRLMTVTLDLGQGPRTYRGFVSSYFEHTTRDFERLTDEEWRARMWRERQNGFPAEMPWLSDLLAR is encoded by the coding sequence ATGAACTCACGCATTGCTCTCCGTGTGCTGCTCGTCTCCGGCCTCCTCCTCGGATGCGCCGGTGAGCGCCGGGCCGCGCACCTCCTCGAGGTACCCGACAACACCCCCGTGCTGGAGGGCAGGTCGCTCAGCGCCCAGGCCGAGACCGTGCTGGGGTCCAAGGGTCTGGTCATCTCGACTGGCCCGAACATCGCCAGCTTCCACCTCGGCTACACCGGGCTCTTCAAGGCGCACCACCCGATGTACTTCACCGCGGACAGCTTCCTGTACGCCTTCCACCGCTCGTACGACCGCATCCTTCAGGACGTGGAACGCGGTGCACTGATGGGAGAAATGGGCGCGCTGATCGCCGAGCTGCGCCGCGCGCTCCCGGAGCACACGGGAGGAACCCCCGAGGCCCGAGCGGAGGTGGACCTGTTCCTCGCTGTCGCCGAGAGCCTCCTGACAGGGAAACCCGCTTCGCCGGTCGCTGGCGCGCGTCCCGAGGACATCGCGTACTGGGTCACCGCCATCCAGGCCGAGACGCGCGGGGCGCTGGCGCACGAGGCCCTGTACGGCGAGGGCATGAGCAACGCGGAGATCAGGGAGCACCTGAGGCCCATCCCCGCGGCGGAGCGGCTCGAGACGCCGTGGACCCTGAAGAGCATCGCCAGGATGGACCTCTCCATGCTCCGGCCGCGCGGGCACTACACCACGAGGCTCGACCTCGCCCGCTACTTCCAGGCGATGATGTGGCTGGGGCGCGCGGAGTTCCGGATCGCCGAGTGGGATGCCCGCGGGCGCGCCTACACCATCAACCGGTCGGCGCTGGAGGCGGTGGTGCTCCTGGACGCGCTCTTCACCGACAGGGCCCAGAAGTCCTGGACGCGCCTCGACAAGACGACTCGCGCCTTCGTGGGCCCCCCGGACTCCCTGTCCTTCCCGGGACTGCGAAGGGCCGCCAGCGCGCGGGGCCTAGCGGACATGAAGGGGCTGCTGCGGCTCGATGATGCGGAGCTGGTCACGGTGCTGGAGCCCGAGGCGGGTCAGCGGATCCTCAGCCGGCTGGCGATGAGGCCCGAGGCCGACAAGCCGGCGATCGAGTTCCTCGTCCTCGGCCAGCGCTACGTCTTCGACAGCGAGGTGCTCTCGGCCGTCAGCTACGGCCAACTGAGTCAGCCGCGGATGATGCCCCGTCCCCTCGACGTCGCCTGGGCGGGCTTCCGCAACCCCGCGGCGCTGACCCTGTTGGAGCCCGAGCTGAAGAGCTACCAGTACCGGGATGCACTGGAGGCCGTGGCCACACGCGGCGAGAAGGCCGGAGCGGAGCTGTGGCAGGGCAGCATCTATCACCTGTGGCTGGGAGCACTGCGCGGCCTGTCACCGGATGAGGCCCGGGACACGACGCTTCCGGCGACCCTCCGCTCCGAGCCGTGGCAACGCCGGATGCTCAACGCACAGCTCGCCTCGTGGGCGGAGCTCCGGCACGACAACCTGCTCTACGCGAAACAGTCCGTCTCCTCGATGAACATCTGTGAGTTCCCGGATGCCTACGTGGACCCGTACCCGGAGTTCTTCCGGAGCTTCGAGACCCTGGCGGCCCGGGGGAAGGCCCTTCTCGGCCAGCTCGAGTTCGGAAAAGCCGAGGACAAACAGCGCGTCACGGCCTACTTCGAGCGCCTCGGCGAGATCTCCGAGCGCCTCCGGAAGATCGCGGAGCATGAGCGGGAAGGCAGCCCCCTCACGGCCGAGGAGCTCGACTTCATGAACCACGCGGTCTCGGTGGACGGCAAGACGGCGGGCTGCGCCCGGGTGTGGGAGGCGGGCGGCTGGTACGCGGACCTCTTCTACTCGCGCGAGGACGCACTCGCGCACGAGCCGGTCATCGCGGACGTGCACACGCAGCCCGCGGCGGCGGGGGGAGTGGCGGTGGGCCTGGTGCTGCACGCCGCCACGGGACACCCGCGCCTGATGACGGTGACGCTCGACCTGGGCCAGGGGCCGCGTACCTACCGGGGATTCGTGTCCTCCTACTTCGAGCACACCACCCGGGACTTCGAGCGCCTCACGGACGAGGAGTGGAGGGCGCGGATGTGGCGGGAGCGCCAGAACGGGTTCCCGGCGGAGATGCCCTGGCTGAGCGATCTCCTCGCGCGGTGA